A window of Pyrobaculum aerophilum str. IM2 contains these coding sequences:
- the amrS gene encoding AmmeMemoRadiSam system radical SAM enzyme, whose product MEAVLSRALPDGRVECTACARRCKLREGQTGFCGVRTVRGGRLVLDVYGLISAIAIDPIEKKPLTHFYPGALVLSFSTFGCNWACQYCQNFEISQRRRAEGFEVTPELLVKMAESYGAHGITYTYNEPTIFMEFAHDVGVLAKSKGLFNTFVTNGYMTPEAVKYASEFLDAATVDFKGNADEKFMRKYIYVPDAEPIFETLAEMKRYGIWVEVTDLVVPKVGDDLEKARRLVRRVIDIVGPDVPIHFLRFHPDYKMMDLPPTPVETLEKHVEVAKKEGARFAYVGNVPGHRYEHTYCPECGRVVIKRRGFDILEINLVEKGGEYRCKFCGAKIPIKGKIMPTWRDEFRFVYVPIQTFARWVRR is encoded by the coding sequence GTGGAGGCCGTTTTGAGCAGGGCTTTGCCCGACGGCAGAGTGGAGTGTACTGCGTGCGCCAGGAGGTGTAAGCTCAGGGAGGGGCAGACGGGGTTCTGCGGCGTGAGGACAGTCAGAGGGGGGAGGCTCGTGCTAGACGTATATGGGCTCATCTCGGCAATAGCCATAGACCCCATTGAGAAAAAGCCGCTGACCCACTTCTACCCGGGCGCCCTGGTCCTCTCCTTCTCCACGTTTGGATGCAACTGGGCCTGTCAATACTGCCAGAACTTTGAAATAAGCCAGAGGAGGCGCGCCGAGGGGTTTGAGGTCACCCCCGAGCTCTTAGTAAAAATGGCCGAAAGCTACGGAGCCCACGGCATTACTTATACGTACAACGAGCCGACGATATTTATGGAGTTCGCCCACGACGTGGGAGTCCTGGCCAAGTCTAAGGGGCTGTTCAACACCTTCGTCACTAACGGCTACATGACGCCGGAGGCTGTGAAATACGCCAGCGAGTTTCTAGACGCGGCCACGGTGGACTTCAAGGGAAATGCCGACGAGAAGTTCATGAGGAAGTACATCTACGTCCCAGACGCCGAGCCCATATTTGAAACCCTCGCCGAGATGAAAAGATACGGGATATGGGTAGAGGTGACAGACTTGGTAGTGCCCAAAGTCGGCGACGATTTAGAAAAGGCGAGGAGGCTCGTGAGGCGCGTCATAGACATAGTAGGCCCCGACGTGCCCATTCACTTCCTGCGCTTCCACCCAGACTACAAAATGATGGACCTCCCCCCAACGCCGGTGGAAACGCTGGAAAAACACGTAGAAGTGGCGAAAAAAGAGGGGGCGAGGTTTGCGTACGTGGGCAACGTGCCGGGGCACCGCTATGAACACACCTACTGCCCCGAGTGCGGCAGAGTCGTAATAAAGCGGAGGGGCTTTGACATATTAGAAATAAACCTGGTGGAGAAGGGAGGCGAGTACCGCTGTAAGTTCTGCGGCGCGAAAATACCCATAAAGGGGAAGATCATGCCCACTTGGAGAGACGAATTCCGCTTTGTCTACGTCCCAATACAGACCTTCGCCAGGTGGGTAAGGCGGTAG
- a CDS encoding DUF47 domain-containing protein codes for MQRLRKVFSSGLDELKERIDSHLRLSQDSLRILQETIASRNLDKSAVDEAVRKITALEREGDEIVRDVVDRVAQGAVVPTVTNVVLVLLDNVDNILDMIYFAAKEIRRGRHLWTNDAIYSIVSAELKEMLDLVRTMLEYLQTMIKTNKAEDLRRYARIISSLEEEIDEIKENILDKVYALSLNAVEFNHIVSLIYTADKIADNIQDAAYHLATVVTSV; via the coding sequence GTGCAGAGGCTGAGGAAAGTCTTCTCAAGCGGCTTGGACGAGTTAAAAGAGCGTATTGACAGCCACTTGCGCCTGTCCCAAGACTCTTTGCGAATACTGCAAGAGACAATCGCCAGCCGCAATCTGGACAAATCCGCAGTGGACGAGGCCGTGAGGAAAATCACCGCCCTTGAGAGAGAAGGCGACGAGATTGTGAGAGACGTTGTGGACAGAGTCGCCCAGGGGGCCGTGGTGCCCACTGTCACAAACGTCGTGTTAGTGTTGCTGGACAACGTGGACAACATCCTCGACATGATTTACTTCGCCGCGAAAGAGATCAGGAGGGGCCGCCACTTGTGGACAAACGACGCGATATACTCTATAGTGTCGGCTGAGTTGAAGGAAATGTTAGACCTCGTCAGGACAATGCTTGAGTATCTGCAGACTATGATAAAAACAAACAAGGCTGAGGACTTGCGGCGCTACGCGAGGATTATAAGCTCTCTGGAGGAGGAAATAGACGAGATTAAGGAGAATATTTTGGACAAGGTCTACGCCCTGTCTCTAAACGCCGTGGAGTTCAACCACATTGTGTCGCTGATTTACACGGCGGATAAAATCGCGGACAATATACAAGACGCCGCGTACCACTTGGCCACCGTGGTGACTTCAGTCTAA
- a CDS encoding DEAD/DEAH box helicase: MMAAREEARRIRSLLHCYHFKEDITEDAKKVLEAKSREHDELVARVVRIFRDIIGSECIEENPLVKRGVADAVLRCIDKIYVLEIKSYPFAEINEESYCQRGFTRSYIADFEQAVLYGEEIRRRFSSPEVIPVLVYRGIPVEGLENTPFFIFIDVETARKEGASTTTSAELAYKPGPECARCRNTDCPIREKMRSYIAQGTAQVRAASAEVAYQELFKTEWCLARHGTRCVKCGPLYIALSQTTLHRDNLPLTEEHIHYVINSQNASQIAEYLKAQKLLIEKSCYQYRIPLQKIQIDSSGRYVVAFQVTRNDYLIMLEYVSLLNSLRRRGVRIDVRKLLNGPERCYRTFHGEVARLIRNISALPGNRRTFEAYYLPIIIDHIGSRDIKVDQISNYFSRNLWNENWINKLVSNLFDEKGQPITNISGFQNEAIRKIAENITAWLEKSGRSPLIILTAPPGTGKTLVFLIVAIAVALHGFKAVIMYPSKKLALQQVQQIYYIVEGLNRHGANISLAVLDGDSKRCGRRPQGGVRALRCDGGRGSLEYQGGQYICRTNQAASQVSWFTDCEDDDALSSSIIVTNPYKLSSMLMRSADSAKKLANSLALLVIDEVHTMLEPKHLDFFTALLHRLYLLGDVKKYPAIILSSATVTSSGLPFADRIASDASGAPITFRSVGAVERTEPPDPRMVREFSESLANALLGERLVQEYAVEPIDYYSMLGSIQGSGSTVTVAKLTAPMVVFTNPAESPSGTVQEAVVSLMIASSARRKLSAEVLRNFSSVIFFDSKESLSEVEAYVRDRLVLKEGSPSDKTVTKPFVMNLINGNIASYGLNLVRNILNSGSLAELEDFSHLTLFCTSLAELNNAYGSAKRAYNSDSSVARGPQCYNMAIDATIDIISDIRNNGRNIQNRHTLLIHHADLSDNVRYSIEEKLERPGAWSVVLSTSTLELGVNLTGVGAVGQLGLPKLAENVIQRFGRGGRDKSVLYTALGILFAKHTGEDVALIDEDYAVARLFAFKRTPVLPRDESRIISIEQLIAYTTIRALGWFRNSNVINKVEKVVESSLQFLVSDANQANQLYHVISSRLQTMCSALQALGGSMQQVAHRLLRDIVNQINQYIDNIRNVLQNINNTCSLYENLSKIINIYATDPLKYSWELYFTLGNVLSQLDSLPDLSKCFINNDIRIYNIVRDYVRDALHVARELILQYFPRAPSYSGWRTREILLQLTFVPPMPDPRIIEYSLAHYTVESGGIRRRSRELREAYLKSAPLKTDRYETL, translated from the coding sequence GAAGAATTAGAAGCCTTCTGCACTGTTATCACTTTAAGGAGGATATTACTGAGGATGCTAAGAAAGTGCTTGAGGCTAAGTCGAGAGAACACGACGAACTAGTAGCGCGTGTTGTTAGGATATTTAGGGATATAATCGGTAGCGAATGCATAGAGGAAAACCCATTGGTGAAGAGAGGAGTTGCTGACGCTGTTCTTAGGTGCATTGATAAAATATACGTGCTTGAGATTAAAAGCTACCCTTTCGCGGAGATAAATGAAGAATCGTACTGTCAAAGGGGATTTACAAGATCCTACATCGCCGATTTCGAGCAAGCTGTTCTGTATGGAGAGGAGATAAGAAGAAGGTTCAGCTCGCCTGAAGTAATTCCCGTACTGGTATATAGAGGAATACCGGTGGAGGGCTTAGAAAATACGCCGTTTTTTATATTCATTGATGTTGAGACAGCGCGTAAAGAAGGCGCATCTACAACTACGTCGGCAGAGCTGGCGTATAAGCCAGGCCCTGAGTGCGCCAGATGTAGGAACACAGACTGTCCAATACGTGAGAAAATGCGTAGCTATATCGCACAAGGCACTGCTCAGGTCAGAGCCGCCAGCGCTGAAGTTGCATATCAAGAGCTGTTTAAAACTGAGTGGTGTCTCGCGCGTCACGGCACTAGGTGCGTCAAATGCGGACCTCTTTACATCGCGCTTTCACAAACTACGCTTCATAGAGACAATTTGCCACTTACAGAGGAACACATTCATTATGTGATTAATTCTCAAAATGCGTCGCAGATCGCAGAGTACCTCAAAGCGCAGAAATTGCTCATTGAAAAGAGCTGTTATCAATATAGAATCCCCCTTCAGAAAATTCAGATAGATTCCAGCGGACGTTACGTAGTGGCATTTCAAGTAACAAGGAATGATTACCTGATAATGTTAGAGTATGTATCTCTGCTGAACTCTCTGAGAAGGCGCGGTGTTAGGATAGATGTGCGGAAGTTGCTGAATGGACCGGAGAGGTGCTACAGAACTTTCCACGGAGAAGTTGCAAGACTCATCCGTAATATATCCGCACTACCAGGCAATAGAAGAACTTTTGAGGCCTACTACCTGCCAATTATAATTGATCATATAGGTAGCAGAGACATAAAAGTAGATCAAATTAGTAATTATTTTTCAAGAAATTTATGGAACGAGAACTGGATTAATAAATTAGTAAGTAATCTATTTGATGAAAAAGGACAGCCGATTACTAATATAAGCGGCTTTCAGAACGAGGCGATAAGAAAGATTGCAGAAAACATTACCGCATGGCTTGAAAAATCGGGGCGCTCCCCGCTCATTATTCTGACGGCGCCTCCAGGCACTGGAAAAACTCTCGTGTTCTTAATCGTTGCAATTGCTGTTGCGCTACACGGTTTCAAAGCTGTGATAATGTATCCAAGCAAAAAGCTGGCGTTGCAACAAGTTCAGCAGATTTACTACATAGTAGAAGGTCTTAATAGACATGGTGCGAATATAAGCCTCGCCGTCTTAGATGGCGACAGCAAAAGATGCGGCAGGCGACCCCAAGGAGGCGTGCGCGCCCTTAGGTGCGATGGAGGAAGAGGTAGCTTAGAGTATCAAGGCGGGCAGTATATATGCAGGACAAATCAAGCGGCCAGTCAAGTAAGCTGGTTCACAGATTGCGAGGACGACGACGCGCTGAGTTCTTCAATAATAGTTACCAATCCATATAAGCTGTCTTCGATGCTCATGAGGAGCGCTGATAGCGCAAAGAAGCTAGCCAACAGTCTTGCACTGCTAGTAATCGATGAAGTACACACAATGCTGGAGCCCAAGCACCTAGACTTCTTCACGGCGCTCCTCCACCGCCTTTATCTGCTTGGAGACGTGAAAAAGTATCCTGCAATAATATTATCAAGCGCGACAGTTACAAGCTCAGGTCTGCCCTTTGCTGACAGAATAGCCAGCGACGCAAGCGGCGCGCCTATTACCTTCCGCTCTGTAGGTGCAGTTGAGAGAACGGAGCCGCCCGATCCGAGAATGGTAAGGGAGTTTTCAGAAAGTCTCGCTAATGCGCTACTCGGCGAAAGGCTGGTGCAAGAATATGCTGTCGAACCAATAGACTACTATAGCATGCTGGGCAGCATCCAAGGGAGTGGCAGTACTGTAACAGTTGCAAAGCTGACCGCACCAATGGTGGTCTTTACAAATCCCGCGGAGTCGCCCAGCGGCACAGTCCAAGAGGCTGTGGTGTCTTTAATGATAGCGTCAAGTGCCAGGCGCAAGCTCTCGGCAGAAGTGCTGAGAAACTTCTCGTCCGTAATATTTTTTGACAGCAAAGAGAGTCTAAGCGAAGTTGAAGCATATGTAAGGGACAGGCTGGTGCTTAAAGAGGGATCTCCATCTGACAAGACCGTTACCAAACCGTTTGTAATGAATCTGATCAACGGAAATATAGCATCATATGGTTTGAATCTAGTCAGAAATATCCTCAACTCTGGTAGCCTGGCTGAGCTGGAAGACTTCAGCCACCTTACGCTGTTCTGCACATCGCTGGCAGAGCTGAATAACGCATATGGCTCTGCAAAAAGAGCCTATAATTCAGATAGTTCGGTAGCAAGGGGGCCGCAGTGCTACAATATGGCAATTGATGCTACTATAGATATCATAAGTGATATCAGGAATAACGGCAGAAATATACAGAACAGGCACACATTGCTGATACACCATGCAGATCTGTCCGATAACGTAAGGTATAGTATAGAGGAAAAGCTGGAGCGACCTGGTGCATGGTCTGTAGTTCTTTCAACATCGACACTGGAGCTCGGCGTTAATCTTACCGGCGTTGGAGCAGTGGGCCAGCTGGGTCTTCCCAAGCTTGCAGAAAACGTTATACAGAGGTTTGGCCGCGGGGGTAGGGACAAATCCGTTCTCTATACCGCGCTTGGCATCTTGTTTGCTAAGCATACTGGGGAGGATGTGGCGCTTATTGACGAGGACTACGCCGTAGCCAGACTCTTCGCCTTTAAGCGAACGCCTGTGCTTCCGCGAGACGAAAGCAGAATTATAAGCATTGAGCAACTCATAGCCTACACGACAATCAGAGCATTAGGGTGGTTTAGAAACAGCAATGTAATAAACAAGGTGGAGAAAGTAGTAGAGAGCTCTCTCCAATTTCTAGTTTCAGATGCTAACCAAGCGAATCAGCTGTATCATGTTATATCTTCGAGACTTCAAACAATGTGTAGCGCACTTCAAGCGCTCGGAGGCTCAATGCAGCAAGTAGCTCACCGGCTCTTGAGAGATATTGTTAATCAAATAAATCAATACATTGATAATATTAGAAATGTTTTACAAAATATTAATAATACGTGTAGTTTATATGAAAATTTATCAAAAATAATAAACATATATGCAACAGATCCGCTAAAGTATTCTTGGGAGCTTTACTTTACGTTAGGCAATGTTTTGTCACAACTTGATTCTTTACCTGATCTTTCAAAATGTTTTATTAACAATGATATAAGAATTTACAATATTGTGCGCGATTATGTGAGAGACGCTTTACACGTTGCTAGAGAGTTGATACTGCAGTACTTTCCTAGGGCACCAAGCTACAGCGGATGGAGGACAAGGGAGATACTGCTTCAGCTGACGTTTGTGCCGCCAATGCCGGATCCGCGCATAATTGAATACTCGCTGGCTCACTACACAGTAGAAAGCGGAGGTATTAGGAGGCGGAGCAGAGAGCTTAGAGAGGCGTATCTGAAATCAGCTCCCCTGAAGACAGACAGATACGAGACACTATGA
- the cc1 gene encoding DNA-binding protein CC1, whose product MSKKQKLKFYDIKAKQAFETDQYEVIEKQTARGPMMFAVAKSPYTGIKVYRLLGKKK is encoded by the coding sequence ATGTCCAAGAAGCAGAAACTAAAGTTCTACGACATAAAGGCGAAGCAGGCGTTTGAGACTGACCAGTACGAGGTTATTGAGAAGCAGACTGCCCGCGGTCCGATGATGTTCGCCGTGGCCAAATCGCCGTACACCGGCATAAAAGTATACAGACTGTTAGGCAAGAAGAAATAA
- a CDS encoding phospholipase D family protein, protein MGVEICRSLLECLGALGRSQRLYAAAGLVDEEGLEAASRAAGELRVLVGDSGPVPRPVYERWREVVRVYPSLHAKFYIFAEDAGPSAALVGSADLTAGGLRGNLEAVVLIRGEAARPLADMFNRLWARALPLTEDYVADWEGPEEALRKPWGEAVKRANERLAEILGVSAHCLSRHDPLNCARLVARAVRSRFEGCGDLPENCAARATGVSAKALLSAPPSAVLAGHYVCWARALAARLLEGKVGRLDSGMEAYEAAVQAGAESCWGEAKRAAEEELERLEDSNYRDNYVRWPIPYRLLFLAMTLPATGCRILGREVRTKKRGVARVERELYC, encoded by the coding sequence GTGGGAGTTGAGATCTGCCGCTCTCTCCTTGAGTGCTTGGGCGCGCTGGGGCGCTCGCAGAGGCTTTACGCGGCGGCTGGCCTTGTGGACGAGGAGGGCCTTGAGGCGGCGTCAAGGGCGGCGGGGGAGCTGAGGGTTTTAGTCGGCGACTCGGGACCTGTGCCCAGACCTGTGTACGAGAGGTGGAGAGAGGTGGTGCGCGTCTACCCAAGCCTCCACGCTAAGTTCTACATCTTTGCAGAGGACGCAGGCCCCTCAGCCGCCTTAGTGGGAAGCGCCGACCTGACAGCCGGCGGGCTTAGGGGGAATTTAGAGGCGGTAGTCTTAATCAGGGGGGAGGCCGCCCGCCCCCTCGCTGACATGTTTAACAGGCTGTGGGCCAGGGCGCTCCCGCTGACCGAGGACTACGTGGCCGACTGGGAGGGCCCGGAGGAGGCGCTCCGGAAGCCTTGGGGGGAGGCCGTTAAGCGAGCCAACGAGAGGCTGGCAGAGATCCTCGGCGTGAGCGCGCACTGCCTCTCCCGGCACGACCCGCTGAACTGCGCCAGGCTGGTTGCCAGGGCTGTCCGCTCCCGGTTTGAGGGTTGCGGGGATCTGCCTGAGAACTGCGCCGCGAGGGCGACCGGCGTTAGCGCCAAGGCCCTCCTCTCTGCGCCGCCCTCAGCGGTGCTGGCGGGGCACTACGTCTGCTGGGCCAGGGCGCTGGCCGCCAGGTTACTAGAGGGCAAAGTAGGGCGCTTGGACAGCGGAATGGAGGCGTACGAGGCCGCTGTGCAGGCTGGTGCCGAGAGTTGCTGGGGAGAGGCAAAGAGGGCGGCGGAGGAGGAGCTGGAGAGGCTGGAAGACAGCAACTACAGAGACAACTACGTGAGGTGGCCAATACCCTACAGGCTTCTCTTCCTAGCGATGACTCTGCCTGCTACGGGTTGCCGCATATTGGGCAGAGAAGTGAGGACAAAGAAGAGGGGTGTAGCCAGAGTGGAAAGGGAGCTCTACTGCTGA
- a CDS encoding MBL fold metallo-hydrolase: MPFSYGELLISWLGHDSFRITGGGFVLYIDPYQLQVGDPKADAILITHEHFDHCDPPSIQRILKPSTVVVAPRVARQCALKAARNVAEISPGEEREVGPLKIRAFPAYNINKFRDPARGVVFHPKEDGRVAYLIEWGGVRIFHAGDSDFVPEFREVRADVVLVPVSGVYVMTPQEAAEFVNAVMPKVAIPMHYGSIVASRREAEEFKRLVRPEVQVVILDREI; the protein is encoded by the coding sequence ATGCCTTTTTCATACGGGGAGCTCCTCATATCTTGGCTCGGGCACGACTCGTTTAGAATTACGGGGGGCGGCTTCGTGCTGTACATAGACCCCTATCAGTTACAAGTGGGGGACCCGAAGGCCGACGCGATCCTTATTACTCACGAGCATTTTGACCACTGCGATCCCCCCTCTATTCAGCGGATTTTAAAGCCCTCTACTGTAGTCGTGGCGCCTAGAGTGGCCAGGCAGTGCGCCCTCAAGGCCGCCCGCAACGTGGCGGAGATCTCCCCGGGGGAGGAGAGGGAGGTGGGCCCGTTAAAAATCAGGGCGTTCCCCGCTTATAATATAAACAAATTCAGAGACCCGGCCCGCGGCGTGGTGTTCCACCCCAAGGAGGACGGGAGGGTGGCGTATTTAATAGAGTGGGGCGGGGTTAGGATATTCCACGCGGGGGACAGCGACTTCGTCCCCGAGTTTAGAGAAGTGAGGGCTGACGTCGTGTTAGTGCCGGTCTCGGGGGTTTACGTAATGACTCCGCAAGAGGCCGCCGAGTTTGTCAACGCCGTAATGCCCAAAGTGGCAATTCCAATGCACTACGGCTCTATAGTCGCGTCGAGGAGAGAGGCGGAGGAGTTCAAGAGGCTTGTCAGGCCCGAGGTGCAAGTAGTGATTTTAGATAGGGAAATATAA
- a CDS encoding DUF2258 domain-containing protein: MATWKLEENIQRDMEKAQENIELYGGHLLKEPNRYEIRTGVVVAARFADKLRRTAFAVFGGVVPREEIVRATSELNKKIYEKLISMGVGKLDIVRISVEASIEGGKLAFGEPKIEWFVPYSELQRRVEDCEKKVAEIRKKIEALLQEIP, translated from the coding sequence ATGGCTACTTGGAAATTAGAAGAAAATATACAACGCGACATGGAAAAGGCACAGGAAAATATAGAGCTATATGGAGGCCACCTCCTCAAAGAGCCTAATAGGTATGAGATCAGAACTGGAGTAGTCGTCGCGGCTAGATTTGCCGACAAGTTGAGGAGGACTGCCTTCGCCGTATTTGGAGGGGTAGTCCCGAGGGAGGAGATTGTCAGGGCGACCTCTGAGCTGAATAAAAAGATTTATGAAAAGCTGATATCAATGGGCGTCGGCAAACTTGACATTGTTAGAATATCTGTGGAGGCCTCTATCGAGGGGGGTAAGTTGGCCTTCGGCGAGCCAAAAATCGAGTGGTTCGTGCCGTATAGCGAGTTGCAGAGGAGGGTGGAGGACTGCGAAAAGAAGGTGGCAGAGATTAGGAAAAAGATA
- a CDS encoding M48 family metalloprotease → MAVTTGLLNTASRDELEAVIGHELGHHINKDMPIMTALGILPSIAFFTGVAAIHLGLADRERPSILAIAYGVVMIVVSFIVQLLVLSFSRLREYYADMHGARAAGKDAMMRALAKIHKYYAQNPEALATSPKISGFKALFIYALINAAANPLIDITPEEVRQLMRLQTSWLDEILSSHPPIPKRLKVLSALAAP, encoded by the coding sequence GTGGCGGTGACCACGGGCTTGTTAAACACGGCGAGCCGCGACGAGCTGGAGGCCGTCATAGGCCACGAGCTGGGACACCACATAAATAAAGACATGCCCATTATGACGGCCCTAGGCATACTGCCCTCCATCGCCTTCTTCACAGGCGTAGCGGCAATACACCTAGGCCTGGCCGACAGAGAGAGGCCCTCAATACTCGCCATAGCCTACGGCGTAGTTATGATCGTCGTCTCTTTCATTGTACAACTGCTAGTGCTCTCCTTCAGCAGGCTGAGAGAATACTACGCGGACATGCACGGGGCCAGGGCCGCGGGAAAAGACGCCATGATGCGCGCCCTAGCCAAAATACACAAATACTACGCCCAAAACCCGGAGGCCCTCGCGACCTCGCCGAAGATCTCCGGCTTTAAAGCCCTTTTCATATACGCCCTAATAAACGCCGCGGCCAACCCCCTAATTGACATCACGCCCGAGGAGGTGAGGCAGCTGATGAGGCTACAAACCAGCTGGCTCGACGAAATCCTCTCATCGCACCCGCCGATACCAAAGAGGCTCAAAGTGCTCTCAGCCCTGGCAGCCCCCTAA
- a CDS encoding SPOUT family RNA methylase produces MDIIVKTRREFERIAASHIREILGPGVEVEPAPMGYLGVVFVKGLGEGKWRAAEQIANRVPEADRVLVVEGLVKAELGEIERAAAEVARRYITASDTFAIRTTRRGAHSFTSIEVNVRAGAAVKEATGAEVDLEEPSKPLYIEIFQDTAAICIPATKEYRKLRRDKPLALHVFRKVALGQFVYEGDEEAVRKMGERIGRAVQTFEVGELTILLHKPVQGRALRAFIQAVEEGIESRYQIQVKSYGRAVWKVPVYVYELYQYVRAREGEPIVVTDPKGDYITHVKERLAELFARDRVNILIGAREGVPPGVFRFASLVVDLVPEVTIATDFVVPSLAIALISALEEAGALPKYAGKRPKTPTHARHDR; encoded by the coding sequence GTGGATATTATCGTCAAGACGAGGAGGGAGTTTGAGAGAATAGCGGCGTCGCACATAAGGGAGATCCTGGGCCCCGGGGTTGAGGTAGAGCCGGCGCCCATGGGGTATTTGGGAGTGGTATTTGTAAAGGGGTTGGGAGAGGGGAAGTGGAGAGCGGCGGAGCAAATAGCCAATAGAGTCCCGGAGGCAGACAGAGTGCTTGTAGTCGAGGGCTTAGTAAAGGCGGAGCTGGGGGAGATAGAGAGAGCCGCCGCCGAGGTGGCCAGGCGTTACATTACGGCCAGCGACACCTTTGCCATAAGGACGACGAGGAGGGGGGCTCACAGCTTTACGTCAATAGAGGTAAACGTGAGGGCCGGGGCCGCCGTTAAAGAGGCCACGGGGGCTGAGGTGGATTTAGAAGAGCCGTCAAAGCCCCTGTATATAGAAATTTTCCAAGACACAGCCGCTATATGCATCCCCGCCACTAAGGAGTACAGAAAACTACGCCGCGATAAGCCGCTGGCGCTTCACGTGTTTAGAAAAGTTGCTCTGGGGCAGTTCGTGTACGAAGGAGATGAAGAGGCCGTGCGCAAAATGGGCGAGAGAATTGGACGCGCCGTGCAGACCTTTGAAGTGGGGGAGCTGACAATACTCCTGCACAAGCCGGTGCAAGGCCGCGCCCTCCGCGCATTTATACAAGCTGTTGAAGAGGGAATAGAGAGCAGGTACCAGATACAAGTCAAGAGCTACGGCAGGGCCGTCTGGAAAGTCCCCGTCTACGTCTACGAGCTTTACCAGTATGTCAGGGCCAGAGAGGGCGAGCCCATAGTGGTCACCGACCCCAAGGGGGATTATATAACACACGTCAAGGAGAGGCTGGCAGAGCTGTTCGCCAGGGACAGAGTGAACATTCTCATAGGCGCAAGAGAGGGCGTGCCGCCGGGGGTGTTCAGATTCGCCTCCCTAGTGGTAGACCTCGTGCCTGAGGTGACAATCGCCACAGACTTCGTAGTGCCGTCGCTGGCCATAGCCCTCATAAGCGCGCTGGAAGAGGCAGGAGCCCTGCCAAAATACGCGGGGAAAAGGCCAAAGACGCCGACACACGCACGTCATGACCGCTAA
- a CDS encoding 30S ribosomal protein S11: protein MSSEQQKLRWGIAWIYSSSNNTIITITDLTGAETVARVSGGQVVRADKDKPSPWAAMQAAYKAAQLALARGINAVHIKVRGPGGYGMKVPGPGASAAIRALARSGLVIGRIEDVTPIPHDIIRPPSGRKGRRV from the coding sequence ATGTCCTCAGAGCAACAAAAACTGAGGTGGGGAATTGCGTGGATATACTCCTCGTCAAACAACACTATAATAACAATTACCGACTTAACCGGGGCGGAGACAGTGGCGCGCGTAAGCGGCGGACAAGTCGTGAGGGCAGATAAAGACAAGCCATCTCCGTGGGCAGCCATGCAGGCCGCGTATAAAGCGGCGCAACTGGCCCTGGCCAGGGGGATAAACGCAGTACATATAAAAGTCAGGGGGCCAGGCGGATATGGTATGAAAGTGCCTGGACCCGGCGCCTCGGCCGCTATAAGAGCGCTGGCCCGGTCAGGCCTAGTCATCGGCCGCATAGAGGACGTCACGCCGATTCCGCACGACATAATCAGGCCGCCCAGCGGGCGCAAGGGCAGGAGAGTCTAA